The Hippoglossus hippoglossus isolate fHipHip1 chromosome 24, fHipHip1.pri, whole genome shotgun sequence genomic interval AATAAGtctatataatataaaaattcagaataatgtaaatatataggCCGATATATGGTTACCAGAATTTCTTTTACTCCCCAATATCGGTATCCATGGTCTTGACCTTCAAAAACCCTCAGGCTATTTTACTCGTGATTTAAAGCGTTGATATTATTTCTGGGAATTTGTCCACAAACATTTCTATATCctctattttaaattttgcattgtttctcctgttttccTTTCACTGACTCTTCAGGCCGGTTTCAACAGGAGATGAGAAGAACCCCATGTTGGTGTTTGCTCCTTTGTGTTGCTGCGTTGCAGGATTTTGGACGACCTCCTTCCTCTGGTCTCCGCCTGCAGCGATGTTCCAGTTCGTGACTCGTCTGTCATCGCCGCTAATCTGCGCACgagtgtgtttgtacagtatatgtgtatgttttgATGGTAcagcctgtaaacacacacacacaccagcaggaggaggctggTGCCAGGGCCTCTGAGCCTGGCACCACCATCACAGAAGAGAGGGACAgaacggagaggaagaggaggaggaggagatgagtcTTTCTGGATGTGGCAGAGCGCCACCTTGGATCTGTGCTGCGTTGGAACACCTCCTGCTTGCAGGATCATGGCTCGACCGTGGGTTTGATAGCCAAATCTGACTGCTTGGTTTTTTGGAAATGGACCTCTGACGATGGCTTTTTGCAAATACTTAATGGAATAAAAGTAAATTCCCCCCCAAGAAAGAAGACTTATCATGGTTTCACCTTTAAATTTGCTAAAATTCAAACGGTTGATGCACTAAAACTACTGGAGAATCATTTGACTCACACGTTTtcaatcatttaaatataatcaGCTCACATCTACAGGCCAATTCTGAACCTACATCCACTGAGATAAAATGTGACATCTGCTTAATGGTTCAGTTGAACAGGAAGGAGTTGTTCCCTCTGCCAGGGACGTTCATTTGTctgcttatttgtttgtttgtgaacaagattacacaaaaaaaccacaCGACAAATTACCACCACACTTACACCAATGATGTGATACGAGTCCGGAAAGAACTCATTAAGTTTTGGtccagatctggatcagggggcatatcgaggattttattttctctttaacgTTGAAAGATAGGATTGTTTTTGACAGTTTCACTAATTTCTCATTGAAAcattcacggatcttgatgatTGGTGTATTTAGGGAACAGAtttgactgagtgtgtgtggttggatgcagcttgattgaatttaaaggagCAGTCcgaccttggtggaggtttgagctctaCTGGGAGATATCACAGTTTATTAGGAGGTTTCCTCTGTGATGTGGATCTCACTCATCTCACACCACACTCAGACCCATTAGTTAGACTGCTGGGTTATCCTGCCACCGTGTGGTTATTCCAAGtaacacagaccaacacaaaGTATTCTTATGTAAAagatatagactgtatataaatgactTCTTTAGGTTTTCAAATAAATTCAATATTAGTTCTCAATTTTAGAAATATCTTCAAAACTGTTCCcggaacaaagaaaacaaaaaaaacattttttttttccaaatgagaACGCACTGACCGAACCTTTATTTTGAACGTTTTCCTTCACGTTTTTATTCCCGCGTCAGAATTCACTTTAACCGACATGAAATAAACCGTAGAGCCGGAAATGACGCGTAACTGTAGCAACAGTAAACTTCCCTCAACTGAACCTGACGACAGGTAACAAGGAATTAACGATTCATTCAGTAAATACAGGTTTAAAAATGTCTCGTGCCACAAACTACACGTATTTTATTTATCTGCGTTTAGTTCAAGTTTAATTAATTCAAGAGTTTCAGCGTTAACTTTGTTTCAAcctttgactttttatcatTATTGTAGTTTTGTTCATCTGAAGTTAGCTACGTTCGTGTTTTTATTCACGCAAAGTTTAAAATTGATAATAAATCAACGCTAAAGCcgtttttgtttgattaaattactgtacattacatttgtttaaCTGTTATGCCTCCTCGTTGGTGACACCTAGTGGTCGGAGGGTCATTTGGTAAAATATAATTCTTTTCTGACCAATTCGACAGCcaagtttttgttgtttttgtggaatGTGCGAATTAATAGGAATATGTTTTTGTCAGAAAAAGTATTTACAGAACAGGGTCTTTCTTCTCAGAGAACTTTAGTTAATTGTCATTGTAacgtgttttttgtgtgtttgtttacaatcCACTTTTCTTCAGATACAGCTCAGGACAACCAGGACTGGTCCTCGTCCAGAGATGTCTGCTGAAATACCCACGGACAGAACGGGTCCACGCACAGATCCAGGTCCGCCACGTCCCCCTccagcctcagcctcagcacCGTCCTCCGGAGTCGGTGGCGTGGAGCTCCAGGGCCACACACCGGACCTGCCGTCCTCTCAGGGTGGGCCAGTGGTGGACAAGACTCACACGTCCCCCCCGCTGAGCCCTGATGCCGCTGTGCCCCCTGGACCATCCCAACCGACTGCTGCCAACATGGACGCCTCTCAGAATGTCAAAAAAACCATGGAACAAGTAGGTTTTAAAGGAAAATGATGACGTAGATCTTTCATACTGTGAAAAACAAGTATTGATAATGTACCTTTGAGCGCTGGCTTCACAACATTGGCCTCAGTAAAGTGGATTTTAATCCagaaaacatttcctgtttcattcccactcctcaccctgaagtCCGGACACTTTCCTGAACGAAGGAGACGCCGaggaagacgtcaacttggaaacacaaTGAGATTTGAAAGGTTTTGGTGAaaagggccgacgccggtgtggatgtgctgttaacaaaaacactgagcttgtgttgctttaagaGCAGGGAACTTTATTGAGaagcaaatatttacattatacaaTATCAATGTGATCTGATGTCAACTTTAACCTcagttcttcctctctccattaGATGGCAGTAAAACTTCAGCATCACGCCCCACCCCCCCTGCCTGTCACAGAGATTGAAACGTGTTTGGTTGTTTGCAGACTGGAGCTCGTCcctgtgagctgctgcagcacattgAGCAGATCCACCAGGTTCTACAGGAGCAGGGCCGACTGCTCACTCTTCTAGCAACAGGTCAGTGTCCGACAGAGCAAATgggcccatgtgagaacacagcaggagattcacaGTGTTggtgacgtttctaacacgtgacggacgcaaaaatgtaatatatatatatatacaataactaaaaacaatcacagaaaatacaaatatctcaggatgaaaaagaggagccatacacgatGGAAACCTCAGACCAATTCCAGAGCCTAAAGTGATGCTTCAGATCGACATGTGAAACTAAAGAAAATCTAACTTTTCTAACTTACTACTCAattcttttcatatttgtttgcacgcttcctgtctctgttgttgttgttgttgttgttgttgttgttgttgctgtgatattcaagattcaagaaaagatttgtttgtCATTCCAAAAGTACCGAGGTCCCTGTAAGCAGCAATGAAGTAGAAACACTTGAATCTAAAAAAAACTGCTCCTGCTCTGCGGCCGCTCGCCTCAACTCCACAGACTCCAGCAGCTCGGCTGTTGCAAAACCCATTAAACCCGCCCAGAGCAAAAGGTTCACGCCTTAAAAATGTTCAAAGAGTCGAATAGAGTCGATAACGACATGTGGGAATGCGCCGCCTGTGTTTGACCTGCGAGCGCACGGCAACAGAACCTGGGCTCAGTGTCTGTGGCAGCTTCCTGTGATCAGCAACAGGTCAACGTCATGGTTGTTTTGGGGGTAAAGTGAAGTGTGTTTAGATCAGTGGTCTCCTGctgatttgtatttgtgcagCTGCATCACCTGTATTATGTGTGTTTACTGTcgccatacacacacatctccagTCAGCCTTACTGTGATATACAAATGATCCAGTTGTGATAATCAACTTCACCAACGACCTGTAAACTCTGTGAGTGAGGAGAGTTTAAAAATCCTTCCAGGCTCCTGCAGGacactgttttctctttcacctCCGGGATGCAGACGATTTACTCTGATTATAAAAGAGGCAGAAACGAATGCAAGGAACAAACTGATGTCTCTGACGGATactgacatttaaatacacagagTTGAGTCGTGTCAGACAAACGTGGAGACGTTCACAATGTGTCGCGCAGAGTAGAAATAACACGACAGTGAGAAGAGACGGGGGAAGTGGTTTGAGATGATGGATGAgttttctgcaaacacacaagttTTATCTTCTGAGCACTTTGTAAATGCTGCAGGAGTCAAAGTATTCAGATAAAATATAATCACAAAGGAAACGTCACATTCTCTCGGCTCCTGAACGCAGACTCACAAGAATCCAAATACTTTAATATATTATAAGTAAATACagatataaaaatacagatataaaaatacattttaagcgACACTTTGTAACTTTGACTTTGAAGCAACACCCAaatctgcagctctgactccGGTGCTTAACggaaagaaaatctaaatatgtgTATGATGCACCTgggatggtgggggggggggggggggggccttttGCTTGGAGCCCCCAAAGTCCCCTGAAACGCCCCTGCCCACAGATCACaaacatccctccatccctccctcatcccttcatcctcttccctTCATCCCTTATTGCTCTTTCCCTCAACTcaccctcatcccttcatcctcttttccatttccattcaAACCCTTCAATCATATATTGCTTTGGCGCTGTTCTTGCTGGTGAGACGACCTTTGATGACCTTTAATGGTCATCattgacagaaagaaagagtcTGATGTGCCACAGTAGCTGAGAACAGAAGCAGTGGTTATAATCTGTACGGCTGAGGCGTGATGCTAAATGTCCGCAGATGCTGCCTTTAGATATAGATTCACAGTTCGGCAGAAGAACAAGTCACTTGCCTACGAACGGCAATGAAATTTTTCTCGCTGCAGAGATTGTAGCTGTGTTCGTTGCTGTCGTTGAGCTGATGTCGTATTTCTTCAGCCTCTTCTGCAGAAACGTGGGGCAGAAGGTGGACATGTAAGCGTTTTTAAACCCCGAGTTACTTAAGCAGTAGACCAGCGGGTCCAGCAGGCAGTCGGTGTAAGACAGAACCATGAGGCCGTCGTACACCTGCACCACGGCGTCCTCGGCCTCCTGCCTTTCGCTCAGCAATGCTGAGTGTCCGTCCCCGGCACCCTTCCGCCGAACGATCAGCAGCACCGCTCGGGCGACAGCGCAGGGCAGGAAGCAGACGGAGAAGACCACCACCACAGACATGACCAACCACATGGCTCTCCTCAGTTTGGCCTTCTCCCCCACGGTCTTCTTCCTGAGCCGGTGGACGATGCGCACCGTGCAGAAGACGAGGATGACGAAGGGGATGAGGATCTCAGAGAAGAAGACCACCTCTCTCAAAATGTCCACCACGTCctcaaataaagagaaaagtaCAACTTTATTGACATGTACAtcaagtattattattattattatgggaaataaaatgtgcaCAGGCCTCAGATTGTTACTGCATCAGCTGCTGTGATGGAACTGAAGTGAGGAAATTAGATTAGATATTAAAGCTCAGTGTTCTTAAATAAATAAGCTTATAGGAAGTCTGAGCCTGTCAGTAGCTGCAGTTCTTAATTACTGTCACGAGTTAGTTCCCTGATCATATTGTTGCTGATGCTCACAGCGGAATAGAACTAAAAGGCCTCCACGTGCCAGGTGAACTTTTACAGCTCGTGCGAAGTGAAACAAATACCTGTGTGTCCTCATTTCGTCCGAGGCTGTTGCAGCACCCGTTTTTCTGGAGCATGGTGGGGATGgtgagcggcagcagcaggaccCAGATGATGATGGAGAACTGGGGAGATTTCTTCAGCCCTTTGACAAAGTTCCTCCTCCCCAGGTGGACCACGTTGAAGTAGCGGTCGATGGTCAGCGTGATGAGGAAGGTGATGCTGGCTCCTCGGTTGAGAAAGAGCATGAAGAGCATGATCTTGCACACCACGTTGTCCTCGCTGCGCCGCAGGCCGTTCTGGTAGTTGTAGGCCCTGGCAGGGAGACAGACCACCAGCAGGAAGTCAGCGACCACGATGTTGAAGAGCAGGATGCTTTTGTTCTTCCAGAACTTGAATCTGAAGAGGAAGTTATTCACACAATTAAAAGATTAAACATAGAAGAGCAGaacaactgtaaaatgtatacAACAACACAGGTACACCGTGTTTCAATATTTGCATCGTAACGAAGCACAAAGAAAAAGGTGGAAGGGTGTTGTCAAGGAAGAACTTTTGATGCAAATCTGGATCAGGGCGCGGATTGAGGAAGTTTTATAGGatatttatggatcttgatgaaaattaaTGAAAATTGAGCTTCTGctatttgctgcagcttgatttaatttaatgggacagttgttgggccttggtgaaggCATGAGCTCTACTCAGTTTAGGATCAccactgcttttctttctgctcttcaTACTGTGCATCAGTGGTGGAAATCCACTGGTGCCAAAGAAAACAGTGGCTCTCTGTTCAGAAACCTCTCGACGTGTTTATCAGTCGATCTCCGACCACGGAGCGGCTCCACTTGTTTCATCTGATCGAAGATAAGCTGAGCTCAACAGAGGTGCACGTCTCTCTGCTGCACAAGTTGTTTTTAGAGAAGTAAAACAggttttcatttgcattctgAATAGTTTTAATAGTTTCCGGTGCATGAATCCTTTGCAACATAAATTACTCGCTTTAGTTTTAAAGATAACTTTGTTCTTGAGTTTCACGTTATTCATATCAAATCTTTCAGTGCAGAAATATGACAAACTGTCGATAAACAAACTTTGTCAACTTACGTAATAACAAACAAGTATTCAGACAGGATGTTAACACTGTCGCCTTCGTCTTCTGCTGAGAGCATGAGTTTATTACTGCATAGTTTTGCATAGTAATAAATCACTCTAGGTTTATAGAAAGCACAAGAAGAACTAGGACAAAACTATTTTGCCTGATGATTCCTCATTAACTTTCTCCTGATAGTCACATTTGAATCAATCAAATACAACGTCAGGAAATCTGTGCAAACTTCAGTTTTTACGCCTCCGGCTCTAAAAGCTCACGTTCATATTCTTCTGTGTTTGCGTTGACGTGATGGTGAGGTCGTGTTTCCTCGTACCTGAAGATGAAGATGTAGAGGACCGATAGGTTGAGCGGCAGACCCAGCATGAACTCTCCAACCATCAGCCAGGAGAGAGCGTCATACGTGGACTTATTGGGTACATTGCAGTCGTCAGTTTCATTATTTGTAAACATGTTTTGGCTGATGGTCATAATAACGGTGGAGGAAGTCGATCAGTCGTCCTGTTTGATGAGGCCCCGCAGcaatgtgaagaagaagaagaagagtcacaGAGTTTTATCCTTCATGCTTCAGGCGTCTCCTCTGCTCAGGCTCCGGTTCCCCTCCCTTCTCTGATCCGTGATTCTGGAGCTCTGTCAAGCCTGGACAGCCCCGAGCCAGGAGTCACAGAGGAGGTGCACTGTAAACACCTTGTGTCAGTGCGTCTGttgggtctgtgtgtgagaggctgattctgcagagaggaagaatatATAGTGAGCTAGAGGTGTGGTTTAGAGAGAGAGGATCTGACTGGATACAGAAGTACGAGTGACGTTGCATCATCTTTCCAGCTAAAATGCATCCAGCAACAGGTTCGGTGACATCAACTATTCCGATTTAAGGGGAGAAAACATCTCAGCAGTTGAGGGTGACTTCCCTGGATAATGGAGGCGATGCTTGTGAAATTCCTCAGGTGGCGGTTAATAGAAAAACAATCATGCCTGCACACGTCGAGCGTTGTGCATATCTTCTGGAAAACATCCCCTTTAATATCAAACTCTTTAGGTCTAAGGCCAACGGGGAAACCACATGATACTCATTTTGTTATATAGATCAAAAACATCTAAAAAGAGTTTGGAAGGAATAAACTGCATGTGGTGTCTTTGcaagtttttatttgtgattaTTGATTCAAGAGTTTagtttaaattgtgtttttctactcAATATTCACAACACGACCAAATACACATAACAAGACCAAATACTCATAACACGACCAAATACTCATAACACGACCAAATACACATAACACGACCAAATACACATAACACGACCAAATACACATAACACGACCAAATACTCATAACAAGACCAAATACACATAACACGACCAAATACTCATAACACGACCAAATACACATAACAAGACCAAATACACATAACAAGACCAAATACTCATAACACGACCAAATACTCATAACACGACCAAATACTCATAACAAGACCAAATACACATAACAAGACCAAATACTCATAACACGACCAAATACTCATAACATGACCAAATACACATAACAAGACCAAATACTCATAACACGACCAAATACTCATAACAAGACCAAATACTCATAACACGACCAAATACACATAACACGACCAAATACACATAACAAGACCAAATACTCATAACACGACCAAATACACATAACAAGACCAAATACTCATAACACGACCAAATACTCATAACAAGACCAAATACTCATAACACGACCAAATACACATAACATGACCAAATACACATAACAAGACCAAATACTCATAACACGACCAAATACACATAACAAGACCAAATACTCATAACACGACCAAATACACATAAGACCAAATACTCATAACACGACCAAATACTCATAACAAGACCAAATACTCATAACACGACCAAATACACATAACACGACCAAATACTCATAACACGACCAAATACACATAACACGACCAAATACTCATAACAAGACCAAATACACATAACAAGACCAAATACTCATAACACGACCAAATACACATAACAAGACCAAATACTCATAACACGACCAAATACTCATAACACGACCAAATACACATAACAAGACCAAATACTCATAACACGACCAAATACACATAACAAGACCAAATACTCATAACACGACCAAATACTCATAACACGACCAAATACTCATAACACGACCAAATACACATAACAAGACCAAATACTCATAACACGACCAAATACTCATAACAAGACCAAATACTCATAACACGACCAAATACACATAACACGACCAAATACTCACAGCACGACCAAATACTCCCTAACATGACCAAATACACataacacaaccaaatacttacaacacaaccaaatacacaTAACACGACCAAATACTCACAGCACGACCAAATACttacaacacaaccaaatactccCTAACATGACCAAATACTCATAACACGACCAAATAGTTACAACATGACCAAATATTTTCAATGGGTCTGTTGTGAATTGTACTGAGTTAAACCGTGTTTTACTCCTTATTATCAGTATCCGTGCATACTCAtgatttaaagcttttaaataaCCTAAATAATTACTCTGTAACTTTGTGTCTTTATATCCGACTccacacagtgtttctctgtccCAAGACTTGATGTAAGTGACGTTACACAAAAGACCAACTCTACTTCTGCTCTAGAtcgcatgtctgaaagcacatGTGGTTTGTCAACCATGTCTCAATCCACCGCAGTCATTGCAACATCCCCTCTCTTCCACAGTAGTGTGGTTATGAAACATCTTGTTCCTCCGGTTAGGAGGAAAAACTGAAAGAGATATCCTCTCCAACCTG includes:
- the LOC117758066 gene encoding hydroxycarboxylic acid receptor 2-like is translated as MTISQNMFTNNETDDCNVPNKSTYDALSWLMVGEFMLGLPLNLSVLYIFIFRFKFWKNKSILLFNIVVADFLLVVCLPARAYNYQNGLRRSEDNVVCKIMLFMLFLNRGASITFLITLTIDRYFNVVHLGRRNFVKGLKKSPQFSIIIWVLLLPLTIPTMLQKNGCCNSLGRNEDTQDVVDILREVVFFSEILIPFVILVFCTVRIVHRLRKKTVGEKAKLRRAMWLVMSVVVVFSVCFLPCAVARAVLLIVRRKAKGRRPRTPWCRCTTASWFCLTPTACWTRWSTA